From the genome of Symphalangus syndactylus isolate Jambi chromosome 7, NHGRI_mSymSyn1-v2.1_pri, whole genome shotgun sequence, one region includes:
- the CHRAC1 gene encoding chromatin accessibility complex protein 1 — MADVVVGKDKCGEQRLISLPLSRIRVIMKSSPEVSSINQEALVLTAKATELFVQCLATYSYRHGSGKEKKVLTYSDLANTAQESETFQFLADILPKKILASKYLKMLKEEKREEDEENDNDNESDHDEADS; from the exons ATGGCGGACGTGGTCGTGGGCAAAGACAAGTGCGGGGAGCAGCGGCTCATCTCGCTGCCTCTATCCCGCATCCGGGTCATCATGAAGAGCTCCCCCGAGGTGTCCAGCATCAACCAGGAGGCGTTGGTGCTCACGGCCAAGGCCACG gaGCTCTTTGTTCAATGCCTAGCCACCTATTCCTACAGACACGGcagtggaaaggaaaagaaagtactGACTTACAGTGATTTAGCAAATACTGCACAGGAATCAGAAACTTTTCAGTTTCTTGCAG ATATATTACCAAAGAAGATTTTAGCTAGTAAATACCTGAAAATGcttaaagaggaaaagagggaagaagatGAGGAGAATGACAATGATAATGAAAGTGACCATGATGAAGCTGACTCCTAA